In Lactiplantibacillus pentosus, the sequence TATAAAAGAGGCGTTTTATTTTGGGAAAAATCGGTCATACGTTCCGTTTATTAAGAGTAAGCAAGAAAATCACCTTGGCTCAGGCTAGTCAAGGTATCGTGACAATTGCCTTCTTATCAAAATTTGAACGTGGTCAATCAGATATTTCAGTTTCAAATTTGTTACTTTTACTCAGAAGGATTAATGTTGAAATTTCCGAATTTGTACATACTAATGAGTTTAACAGCGGGATCAATGTCTCCTTTGAAAAGGAAGTCAGTCATTGTTATATCAATAAAAACATTGCGGGCTTAGAGAAACTCATTAATCAGGTTGATGGCGACCTTATAGAATCGGATAATTTTAAAGTGCTAAAAAAAATTATGCTAACGGCATTAATTGATGATTTAACTGGCAAATCCTTGTCTAATGACCAGCAACAATTGGTTATAGCACACCTTAGCTCGGTAAATAGTTGGACATCATTTGAATTTTACCTGTTTGGTAATGTTCTGTTTATGCTGCCGCTAGAACAAGTGGTTGAATTAACCA encodes:
- a CDS encoding Rgg family transcriptional regulator, whose translation is MGKIGHTFRLLRVSKKITLAQASQGIVTIAFLSKFERGQSDISVSNLLLLLRRINVEISEFVHTNEFNSGINVSFEKEVSHCYINKNIAGLEKLINQVDGDLIESDNFKVLKKIMLTALIDDLTGKSLSNDQQQLVIAHLSSVNSWTSFEFYLFGNVLFMLPLEQVVELTKLMIKPGLSYILLKNDNITNAFRILNNTVTYCCEEGSYDDGWFFLGMMKKLAEHPRQFYERMKILSLEGLLAYYSRPREMALDMIHKALQICALVGGQEVYQRERQAFVHVLEANELKYVTSF